In the Latilactobacillus sakei subsp. sakei DSM 20017 = JCM 1157 genome, CGCCTACACAAACATTTTTTGTAAGAAGCCTTTTTTCTGTTCCTTAAGCAAATCTAACTTACGTTGATGAAGAGTGATAGTATCATCTAATGACTTGAAGAAGGCTCCAATTTTTTTTGTTCATCTTCGCTTGGGAAATCTACTGTTATTTCACGCATCTTTACCATAGTTAAAGCTTTTTGATTAGAGCCGGCTGCACTATCAAGCAAACGTTTCTTTCCTATCCCACCAGTAAAGTAAGTTAATAAATAATCTGAGTTTACCTGCATTTTACTAATTTGAATTAGATTTCCATCTTTATAATAAAACCTACGGCTATCAACCTTCCAAAGGTTTCCTAACGTTCCTACAGCAGTAACTAATATATCTCCTTCTGATGGGACACCATATTTTTCTTTTATTTCATCAAACTTTTCTTGAGAAATAAACAATTCTTGGTTTCCTGTGATTCCGCCTGTACTAATTTCACCTCCTCTATAAAACGGGATGCCTTCCGTTACATAATCGCTTAAATGAATTCTTTTGCTGGAGCTAAGAGTTGCAACTTCACCTAACTTACGCTCTTCCCAATCGTCAGCAAACCCCGTAAATCGCAATTCAGGAACTTTTTCACCATTTTTAGGGAACATTTTTTGCAAGTAGCCTTTTTTCTGTTCCTTGAGCAAATCTAACTTACGTTGATGAAGAGCGATAGTTTCATCTAACTGTTGGAAGAATGAGCCTATTTTTTGTTGTTCTTCATAACTGGGAACAGAAGCACCCACACTATTAATTACAGTTTTCGATAAACTAGGTACACCAGTAGATTCATCAAATTTTTTCCAATTTATTTTTTTAAAAATAGATAGTGAAAATTGAAGGTCAATATTTTGTTTAGGAACAGCGTAAAACAAGGTATCGACAGTCCAAAAAGGCGCTTTTAATAAATAAGGCTTATCAATTGTCCCTTTCCTTCCGATCCCAATGGCATCTATATCTGATAGCGCTCTATCTACACTTAGCATATATCCACCAGTTCCATAGACAGGTATTGATCCCGAATTCAGATGTTTGTAGTCTTTTCCAGACTTAACATCAATAAAATCAGCAAACTTACGCTCTTCCCAATCATCCGTAAATCCCGGAAACCTTAATTCTGGAACTTTCTTTTTAACTGAATCATCTATTTTCGCCATAGTCCCCACCATTTTCTTGGTTTTTCTTGTTCTTCTATCCTTTTTTGATCTTTGATTTGTTCCTGCAAATTTTCCAACTTCTCTTTAAGAGCGTTCACTTCATCTTTATATTGATTGTCTAAGTGTTTGAATTCTGTTTCCTGTGAGGGCATTTTGAGGGCTTTTAAGTTATCATTTTCCGCCTTGTATTCTTCTAGCAACTTTTTATCTTG is a window encoding:
- a CDS encoding restriction endonuclease subunit S, which encodes MAKIDDSVKKKVPELRFPGFTDDWEERKFADFIDVKSGKDYKHLNSGSIPVYGTGGYMLSVDRALSDIDAIGIGRKGTIDKPYLLKAPFWTVDTLFYAVPKQNIDLQFSLSIFKKINWKKFDESTGVPSLSKTVINSVGASVPSYEEQQKIGSFFQQLDETIALHQRKLDLLKEQKKGYLQKMFPKNGEKVPELRFTGFADDWEERKLGEVATLSSSKRIHLSDYVTEGIPFYRGGEISTGGITGNQELFISQEKFDEIKEKYGVPSEGDILVTAVGTLGNLWKVDSRRFYYKDGNLIQISKMQVNSDYLLTYFTGGIGKKRLLDSAAGSNQKALTMVKMREITVDFPSEDEQKKLEPSSSH